A genome region from Opitutaceae bacterium includes the following:
- the panB gene encoding 3-methyl-2-oxobutanoate hydroxymethyltransferase, translating into MKSILDFNRARQEGRPIVMTTAYDAAMARIVAASEADAILVGDSAAMVVHGLPSTVHATLEMMVLHTAAVRRGAPDRVIVADMPFLTFRHGKTVATRAAGALMQAGATALKLEGVAGHEDVILHLVGSGIPVMGHLGLTPQSVNQIGGYRLQGRSEAEAARLLADARRLEELGAFSLVLECVPAALAADITGRLRIPTIGIGAGGGTSGQVLVLNDLLGLDAGFRPRFARRYLDGHGAVLAAINEYARDVRGARFPAREEVLA; encoded by the coding sequence ATGAAGAGCATCCTCGATTTCAACCGGGCGCGCCAGGAAGGGCGGCCCATCGTGATGACCACGGCCTACGATGCCGCGATGGCGCGCATCGTTGCGGCATCGGAGGCGGACGCCATTCTCGTCGGCGACAGCGCCGCCATGGTCGTGCACGGGCTGCCTTCGACCGTGCATGCCACCCTGGAGATGATGGTCCTCCACACCGCCGCCGTGCGCCGGGGGGCGCCGGATCGGGTCATCGTGGCGGACATGCCTTTTCTCACCTTCCGCCACGGGAAAACAGTGGCGACGCGAGCCGCGGGCGCCCTGATGCAGGCGGGCGCCACGGCGTTGAAACTGGAGGGAGTCGCGGGCCATGAGGACGTGATTCTCCACCTCGTGGGCAGCGGCATCCCGGTCATGGGCCACCTCGGGCTCACCCCGCAGTCGGTCAATCAGATCGGCGGCTACCGGCTGCAGGGTCGCTCGGAGGCCGAAGCCGCGCGCCTGCTGGCCGATGCCCGGCGGTTGGAGGAACTCGGGGCCTTCTCGCTGGTGCTTGAATGCGTGCCGGCGGCATTGGCGGCCGACATCACCGGCCGGCTGCGGATCCCGACAATCGGCATCGGCGCCGGCGGCGGCACCTCCGGGCAGGTGCTGGTCTTGAACGATCTGCTCGGGCTCGATGCCGGATTCCGCCCGCGATTTGCACGCCGTTACCTCGACGGGCACGGCGCGGTGCTCGCGGCCATCAACGAGTACGCGCGGGACGTGCGCGGCGCTCGTTTTCCGGCCCGCGAGGAGGTCCTGGCATGA